In a single window of the Sphingosinicella microcystinivorans genome:
- a CDS encoding ATP-binding domain-containing protein, with translation MLLTRPDEGMLYVFLDENQDLYHRSASIPVPGEPMILDRNCRNTSAIHDAAYRHYRGTAVAAPEIAGVEVGTIHAGGIERQARAIGSLLTRLIVAERIAPHDIAVLICKGALRSAYETALARVPIPSDSRLGWIEEYDPGVITVDTVARFKGLERPVIILWALDDCTPGRDRETLYVGMSRAKSVLYICATREACSRALSTTG, from the coding sequence ATGCTGCTCACCCGGCCCGACGAGGGGATGCTCTATGTCTTCCTCGACGAGAACCAGGACCTCTATCACCGGTCGGCGAGCATTCCCGTTCCGGGCGAACCGATGATCCTGGACCGCAACTGCCGGAACACCAGCGCCATCCATGACGCGGCCTACCGCCACTATCGCGGCACGGCCGTCGCGGCGCCGGAGATCGCGGGCGTCGAGGTCGGGACGATCCACGCCGGCGGGATCGAGCGGCAGGCGCGCGCCATCGGCTCGCTGCTGACGCGGCTGATCGTTGCGGAACGGATCGCTCCCCACGACATCGCAGTCCTGATCTGCAAGGGGGCGCTCAGAAGCGCCTATGAAACCGCGCTGGCGAGAGTCCCGATCCCCTCGGACTCCCGGCTCGGCTGGATCGAGGAATATGACCCCGGTGTCATCACCGTGGACACGGTGGCGCGCTTCAAGGGGCTCGAACGGCCCGTCATCATCCTTTGGGCGCTCGACGACTGCACGCCCGGGCGGGATCGGGAAACGCTCTACGTTGGCATGTCGCGCGCCAAGTCGGTCCTCTATATCTGCGCGACGCGCGAGGCCTGTAGCCGCGCGCTGTCGACGACGGGGTGA
- a CDS encoding IS3 family transposase (programmed frameshift): MAKVGKRYFTDEFKREAVTLWETSGRMQADVARELGIMPTMLRRWQRALEIKGTVPAAKPLSSSMASPADQASEIARLRRELDRTRMERDILKKRGRHLRGDATVKFQFIRAHAGPWPVSVMCRMLGVSRSGYYDWRDRPPSMRMTENAVLLADIRRIQARHSGRYGSPRMHAALRAEGRGCSRGRVERLMRRHGIRALAGRRFRPSTTDSRHYLPIAPNLLAQRFEATAPNRVWLADISYIPTGEGWLYLAAVLDLATRKIVGWAMRDHMRTELTLAALMMAAQRQRPARGLVHHSDRGSQYAAGAYVDQLTAIGATASMSRTGNCYDNAPMESFFHTLKVELVHQCRWATHVEARQALFGYIEGYYNRHRMHSALGYLTPEQAEQRMTG, translated from the exons ATGGCAAAGGTTGGGAAGCGATATTTCACGGACGAGTTCAAGCGCGAGGCGGTGACGCTATGGGAGACGAGCGGTCGGATGCAGGCCGACGTTGCGCGTGAGTTGGGTATCATGCCGACGATGTTGAGGCGCTGGCAACGGGCACTGGAGATCAAGGGGACAGTGCCTGCGGCGAAGCCGCTATCATCGTCGATGGCGTCGCCGGCGGATCAGGCGTCGGAGATTGCCAGGCTACGCCGCGAGCTCGATCGCACGCGCATGGAGCGCGACATTCTAAAAAAGCG CGGTCGGCATTTGCGCGGAGATGCCACGGTGAAGTTCCAGTTCATCCGCGCCCATGCTGGCCCCTGGCCGGTCAGCGTCATGTGCCGCATGCTCGGTGTGTCGCGCAGCGGCTATTACGATTGGCGCGATCGACCGCCGAGTATGCGCATGACGGAGAACGCCGTGTTGCTCGCCGATATCCGCCGGATCCAGGCGCGGCATTCCGGGCGATACGGCAGTCCCCGGATGCATGCCGCGCTGCGCGCGGAAGGGCGCGGCTGCAGCCGCGGTCGTGTCGAGCGGCTGATGCGCCGTCACGGCATTCGTGCGCTTGCCGGTCGCCGCTTTCGGCCCTCGACGACCGACAGCCGCCATTACCTGCCGATCGCGCCGAACCTGCTAGCGCAGCGCTTCGAAGCAACGGCGCCGAACCGCGTGTGGCTGGCCGATATCAGCTATATCCCGACCGGCGAAGGCTGGCTGTATCTGGCGGCCGTGCTCGATCTGGCGACGCGCAAGATCGTGGGCTGGGCGATGCGGGATCACATGCGCACCGAACTGACGCTCGCTGCGTTGATGATGGCCGCCCAACGGCAGCGACCAGCACGCGGACTCGTGCATCACTCCGATCGCGGATCGCAATATGCCGCCGGGGCTTATGTCGATCAACTCACCGCGATCGGCGCGACCGCGTCGATGAGCCGCACCGGAAACTGTTACGACAACGCGCCGATGGAGAGCTTCTTTCATACGCTGAAGGTCGAACTGGTCCATCAATGCCGCTGGGCAACGCACGTCGAAGCCCGGCAGGCTCTGTTCGGATATATCGAAGGCTATTATAATCGGCATCGCATGCACTCGGCGCTCGGGTATCTCACCCCCGAACAGGCCGAGCAACGCATGACGGGCTAA
- a CDS encoding NERD domain-containing protein, whose translation MARCIPSPEVATSDSKAELKLFEALGKQLDDDYTVLHSVAWISKPGGSGPRDGETDLLICHPRRGVLVVEVKGGRVSLDYSTRAWTSTDRDGTVHDIRNPFEQARTGKYGILEKIRENPAWQTLRIGRFNLGHAVFLPDVGDGARLCGPDAPAALIGDRGHMESLAGWVERVFAYWRDDEKGRIAEIGSRGVNAIIRIFARAATTRPLLSARIQDEEVRRIELTRRQAMILDMLRRQRRVMISGGAGTGKTLIAREKAVRLADEGLRTLLVCFNRGLADHLREQCEGIDGLDVATFHQVCHRWASRARMELGRDVMAEAGRDHPGADKFELQMPLALATAVNLLGPAYDAIVVDEGQDFGDAFWLPIEMLIFLRLCGH comes from the coding sequence ATGGCAAGGTGCATCCCTTCCCCCGAGGTCGCGACGTCGGATTCGAAGGCGGAGCTGAAGCTTTTCGAGGCCTTGGGGAAGCAGCTCGACGACGACTACACGGTTCTGCATTCGGTCGCATGGATATCGAAGCCGGGCGGTTCGGGGCCGCGGGACGGAGAGACCGACCTCCTGATCTGCCATCCGCGCCGCGGCGTGCTCGTCGTCGAGGTGAAGGGCGGCCGGGTTTCGCTCGATTACAGCACGCGCGCATGGACCTCGACCGACAGGGACGGGACGGTCCATGACATCAGGAACCCCTTCGAGCAGGCGAGGACCGGCAAATATGGCATCCTCGAGAAGATCAGGGAAAATCCGGCTTGGCAGACGCTCCGCATCGGCCGCTTCAACCTCGGCCATGCCGTGTTCCTTCCCGACGTCGGCGACGGGGCGCGGCTGTGCGGACCGGATGCTCCGGCCGCGCTGATCGGCGACCGGGGCCACATGGAATCGCTGGCCGGGTGGGTCGAGCGGGTCTTCGCCTACTGGCGGGACGACGAGAAAGGCCGGATCGCGGAGATCGGCAGCCGGGGCGTCAATGCCATCATCCGCATCTTCGCCCGCGCGGCGACCACGCGCCCGCTCCTTTCCGCCCGGATCCAGGACGAGGAGGTGCGGCGGATCGAGCTCACCCGGCGCCAGGCGATGATCCTGGACATGTTGCGGCGGCAACGGCGGGTCATGATCTCCGGCGGCGCGGGAACCGGCAAGACCCTGATCGCGCGGGAGAAGGCGGTCAGGCTCGCCGACGAGGGGCTGCGCACGCTACTCGTCTGCTTCAACCGCGGGCTGGCGGATCACCTGCGCGAGCAGTGCGAGGGCATCGACGGCCTCGACGTCGCGACCTTCCACCAGGTCTGTCATCGCTGGGCGAGCCGGGCGCGCATGGAACTGGGGCGCGACGTCATGGCGGAAGCCGGGCGCGACCATCCCGGGGCGGACAAGTTCGAGCTGCAGATGCCGCTCGCGCTGGCCACTGCCGTGAACCTGCTGGGGCCGGCCTATGACGCGATCGTCGTCGACGAGGGTCAGGACTTCGGCGACGCGTTCTGGCTTCCGATCGAGATGCTGATCTTCCTCCGGTTGTGCGGACACTAG
- a CDS encoding tyrosine phenol-lyase, which yields MDRRYVPEPYKIKVVEPIAVTTRDERDRFIAEAGYNTFLLRSDQCTIDLLTDSGTTAMSDNQWAGMMLGDEAYAGSRNFLHLQEVVRTYYGFRHIVPTHQGRGAENLLSMIMIKPGDYVPGNMYFTTTRAHQERNGATFVDVIVDEAHDPQIELPFKGNIDLAKLERLIAEVGAGRIPYLCLAVTVNLAGGQPVSMANMRAVYRLCAAHGIKVMYDATRCIENAYFIKMREEGYAEASIAAILKEMMSYADGCTMSGKKDCLVNIGGFLCMNDDDLYQKASELVVLFEGMPSYGGLAGRDMEAMARGIVESVDYNYVHHRVTQCRYLADRLDEAGIPVVKPTGGHAVFIDAKAFLPHIPQDRFPAQTLAAELYVEAGVRAMERGIVSAGRNRETGDHHRPKLELVRLTIPRRVYTYAHLDTVAEACIALHRRRDTIRGLEMVYEPKVLRFFTARFQPLAGPTKVKARPTAQLVELAG from the coding sequence ATGGACAGGCGCTACGTCCCGGAGCCGTACAAGATCAAGGTGGTCGAGCCGATCGCCGTCACCACCAGAGACGAGCGCGATCGCTTCATCGCCGAGGCCGGCTACAACACCTTCCTGCTGCGCTCGGACCAGTGCACGATCGACCTTTTGACCGACAGCGGCACCACGGCGATGAGCGACAACCAGTGGGCCGGGATGATGCTGGGCGACGAGGCTTATGCCGGCAGCCGCAACTTCCTGCACCTGCAGGAGGTCGTGCGCACGTATTACGGGTTCCGCCACATCGTGCCGACCCATCAGGGCCGCGGTGCCGAGAACCTCTTGTCGATGATCATGATAAAGCCGGGCGACTACGTGCCGGGCAACATGTACTTCACCACGACCCGCGCGCATCAGGAGCGCAACGGCGCAACCTTCGTCGACGTCATTGTCGACGAGGCGCATGACCCGCAGATCGAGCTGCCCTTCAAGGGCAATATCGACCTCGCCAAGCTGGAGCGCCTTATCGCCGAGGTCGGCGCCGGGCGCATCCCCTACCTGTGCCTCGCGGTCACGGTGAACCTCGCGGGCGGGCAGCCGGTCAGCATGGCCAACATGCGCGCCGTATACAGGCTGTGCGCCGCGCACGGTATCAAGGTGATGTACGACGCCACGCGCTGCATCGAGAACGCCTATTTCATCAAGATGCGCGAGGAGGGTTATGCGGAGGCCTCGATCGCCGCGATCCTCAAGGAGATGATGTCCTACGCCGACGGCTGCACAATGAGCGGCAAGAAGGACTGCCTGGTCAACATCGGCGGCTTCCTGTGCATGAACGACGACGATCTCTACCAGAAGGCGTCGGAGCTCGTGGTGCTGTTCGAGGGTATGCCGAGCTATGGCGGGCTCGCCGGCCGCGACATGGAGGCCATGGCGCGCGGTATCGTCGAATCGGTCGACTACAACTACGTCCACCACCGCGTGACGCAATGCCGCTACCTCGCCGACAGGCTGGACGAGGCCGGCATCCCGGTCGTCAAGCCGACCGGCGGGCACGCGGTCTTCATCGACGCGAAGGCCTTCCTGCCGCACATCCCGCAAGACCGCTTTCCCGCCCAGACGCTCGCCGCCGAGCTCTATGTCGAGGCCGGCGTACGCGCCATGGAGCGCGGCATCGTCTCGGCCGGCCGCAACCGCGAGACGGGCGACCACCACCGGCCGAAGCTGGAACTGGTGCGGCTCACCATCCCGCGGCGGGTCTACACCTACGCGCATCTCGACACGGTTGCCGAGGCTTGCATCGCGCTGCACCGCCGCCGCGATACGATCCGGGGCCTTGAGATGGTCTACGAGCCGAAGGTGCTGCGCTTCTTCACAGCACGGTTTCAGCCGCTCGCCGGGCCGACGAAGGTCAAGGCGCGGCCCACGGCGCAGCTCGTGGAGCTCGCGGGCTAG
- a CDS encoding Crp/Fnr family transcriptional regulator has protein sequence MVMRAHAGEGDQSPIVPWIEFRDQSGWDDVLHLGRKVTWNARTVIQRPEDEVASIFLLRSGMIKVAAASEAGLQRTLWLSGPGSTLGEAAMFGRHPYMHHITAMEDCVAYGFTRKVILEELLPSRPAVSAALLSNLSAKCYVMSTQVEETAFLAVPQRVGRFLYGLCLARNSRRLPLSHADIGDLLGLHRVTVSRTVGALKRAGLLEENTHGIVVTDIDALADFVTANTPLDARP, from the coding sequence ATGGTCATGCGGGCTCATGCCGGCGAGGGGGACCAGTCCCCGATCGTGCCCTGGATCGAGTTCCGGGACCAGAGCGGCTGGGACGACGTGCTGCATCTCGGCCGCAAGGTGACATGGAACGCGCGCACCGTCATCCAGCGGCCCGAGGACGAGGTGGCGAGCATCTTCCTGCTGCGTTCGGGCATGATCAAGGTCGCGGCCGCGAGCGAGGCCGGGCTGCAGCGCACGCTGTGGCTGAGCGGGCCGGGCTCGACGCTTGGCGAGGCGGCGATGTTCGGCCGCCATCCCTACATGCACCACATCACCGCCATGGAGGACTGCGTCGCCTACGGGTTTACCCGGAAGGTGATCCTGGAGGAGCTGCTGCCGTCCCGTCCGGCGGTGAGCGCGGCGCTGCTCTCCAACCTTTCCGCCAAGTGCTACGTGATGTCGACGCAGGTCGAGGAGACCGCCTTCCTGGCGGTGCCGCAGCGGGTCGGCCGCTTCCTCTACGGCCTGTGCCTCGCGCGCAACTCGCGGCGGCTGCCGCTCTCGCACGCCGACATCGGCGACCTGCTCGGCCTCCACCGCGTGACCGTGAGCCGGACCGTGGGTGCGCTGAAGCGCGCCGGCCTGCTCGAGGAGAACACGCACGGGATCGTGGTGACCGACATCGACGCGCTCGCCGACTTCGTGACCGCAAACACGCCGCTGGACGCGCGGCCATAG
- a CDS encoding TonB-dependent receptor: MAQSTGAPAPAGTTARDDRRDEDIIVTATRRTERLQDVPLSVTAFGQDELDELGVVGYEGIAQNTPGIVVNRPTQNFNNFTSRGINTNGYSAGLQSAVAIYVDELPISANGNSTILDPNLYDVERVEFLRGPQGTLFGSNSLAGAMRILTRSPDLDEFQASASVDLGLTGSSSVRQRYNAMINLPIMTDELGLRVTGYYRNEDGWVDNIGTGVKDSNSLEAYGGRAILLMQPSDRMKVKLLASYENSKPADSALTNPLLGKFVRRSDRPDLFQGKLTNYNVTVNYEFDFAELISSTTLSDYDASFYVDLAGTFAQAFPFALDAYGYDDLFVQETRLVSRTSGPVDWVAGFFYYDKRRTVDFAYRSTQEFLDARGLTGLPDEYYQRFNSYTDQTEIAGFGEVSVHFTDNFWVTGGLRYGRTEVQSFTRGGGYNSNYLTLAFLGISNFPLTVTPVTPVTGLKVSDDRVSYKASVSWRPMPELTTYATVSTGFRTPVVNARAGLVSTINPSDIVIPDGAKSDSVTNYEVGLKGRWLGGDLTTNFAAYYIDWQDIQVQANRVSDSIQFATNIGGAESYGLEFEIVARPVEGLSLALNGSFNRAKVTELSAIEAAISGAEPGVRLASPRFQGSSTLRYDFSIGGDKSAFAAVNVSHAGSFPNQFPNVPGNPNAVSPTYDYTEAWTNVNLYAGAKLGRLDLTAYVENLFDDSSITYVHPEAFLDGRYARLRPRTVGVRANYRF, from the coding sequence ATGGCCCAATCGACCGGCGCCCCGGCGCCCGCGGGCACAACAGCGCGGGATGATCGACGCGACGAGGACATCATCGTCACCGCCACCCGCCGCACCGAGCGGCTTCAGGACGTTCCGCTCAGCGTCACGGCCTTCGGGCAGGATGAGCTCGATGAGCTGGGCGTTGTCGGTTACGAGGGGATTGCCCAGAATACGCCGGGCATCGTCGTCAACCGCCCGACGCAGAATTTCAACAATTTCACGAGTCGCGGCATCAACACCAACGGCTACAGCGCCGGGCTGCAGAGCGCTGTCGCCATCTACGTGGATGAGCTGCCGATTTCCGCGAACGGCAACTCGACGATTCTCGATCCGAATCTCTACGACGTCGAGCGCGTGGAATTCCTGCGCGGACCGCAGGGCACGCTGTTCGGATCGAATTCGCTCGCAGGCGCCATGCGTATCCTGACGCGCAGCCCCGATCTCGACGAGTTTCAGGCGTCCGCCAGCGTCGATCTCGGCCTCACCGGCTCCAGTTCCGTGCGTCAGCGCTACAACGCGATGATCAACCTGCCGATCATGACCGACGAGCTGGGTCTGCGCGTCACCGGCTATTATCGCAACGAGGACGGCTGGGTCGACAACATCGGCACCGGCGTCAAGGATTCGAACAGTCTCGAAGCCTATGGCGGGCGCGCGATCCTGCTGATGCAGCCGAGCGATCGCATGAAGGTGAAGCTGCTCGCGTCCTACGAGAACAGCAAGCCGGCGGATTCGGCGCTCACCAACCCGCTCCTCGGCAAGTTCGTGCGCCGTTCGGACCGGCCCGACCTGTTTCAGGGCAAGCTCACGAATTACAACGTGACGGTCAATTACGAGTTCGATTTTGCCGAGCTTATCAGTTCCACGACGCTGTCGGATTACGATGCCTCGTTCTATGTCGATCTCGCCGGGACGTTCGCGCAGGCGTTTCCGTTCGCGCTCGACGCCTACGGCTACGACGACCTGTTCGTCCAGGAAACGCGGCTGGTTTCCCGCACCTCGGGGCCGGTCGACTGGGTCGCCGGCTTCTTCTATTACGACAAGCGGCGCACGGTGGATTTCGCCTATCGCTCCACGCAGGAATTTCTGGACGCGCGCGGCCTGACCGGGCTGCCAGACGAATACTACCAGCGTTTCAACAGCTACACCGACCAGACCGAGATTGCCGGGTTCGGCGAGGTATCCGTACACTTCACGGACAATTTCTGGGTCACCGGCGGTCTCCGCTACGGCCGGACCGAGGTTCAGTCCTTCACCCGCGGCGGCGGCTACAACAGCAACTATCTGACGCTGGCCTTCCTCGGCATTTCCAATTTCCCGCTGACGGTTACGCCGGTCACTCCGGTCACCGGATTGAAAGTCTCGGACGACCGCGTGTCCTACAAGGCCAGCGTCTCGTGGCGGCCGATGCCCGAACTCACCACCTATGCGACGGTGTCGACGGGATTCCGCACCCCGGTCGTCAACGCGCGCGCCGGGCTCGTCAGCACGATCAATCCCAGCGACATCGTGATCCCGGACGGCGCCAAGTCGGATAGCGTGACCAACTACGAAGTCGGTCTCAAGGGTCGCTGGCTGGGCGGCGATCTCACCACCAACTTCGCGGCCTATTATATCGACTGGCAGGACATTCAGGTTCAGGCGAACCGCGTGTCGGATTCGATCCAGTTCGCGACCAACATCGGCGGCGCAGAAAGCTACGGCCTCGAATTCGAGATCGTTGCAAGGCCGGTCGAGGGCTTGAGCCTCGCGCTCAACGGCTCATTCAACAGGGCCAAGGTGACGGAATTGTCGGCCATTGAAGCGGCGATTTCCGGTGCGGAACCCGGTGTCCGTCTTGCCTCGCCGCGTTTCCAGGGATCGAGCACGCTGCGCTACGACTTCTCGATCGGAGGCGACAAGAGCGCGTTTGCAGCGGTCAACGTCTCACACGCGGGGTCCTTTCCGAACCAGTTCCCCAACGTGCCGGGCAACCCCAATGCCGTCAGCCCCACCTATGACTACACCGAGGCATGGACCAACGTGAACCTCTATGCGGGTGCGAAGCTCGGAAGGCTCGACCTCACCGCCTATGTCGAGAATCTCTTCGACGACAGCTCGATCACCTATGTCCACCCCGAGGCGTTTCTCGACGGCCGCTATGCCCGGCTTCGGCCGCGCACGGTCGGCGTGCGCGCCAATTACCGCTTCTGA
- a CDS encoding carboxylesterase/lipase family protein — protein MIRLQFALMLAALVAGPAAAGSVIDAPGGTVRGTEDRSVRVFRGIPFAQPPVGERRWRPPAELPRWEGVREATRSGPACVQPKPRAASIYAWKLPAMSEDCLSLNIWAPQAADRAPVFVWIHGGALTTGSASEPIYDGTALAKRGLVVVSINYRLGVLGYLTHPALSAEAPDGVSGNYGLLDQVAALAWVRRNISVFGGDPANVTIAGESAGALSVMALMAAPPARGLFQKAIAQSAYMVSAPALRERQNGMVPAEEQGSDLAAKLGAADLAALRAMDAEAIVEKTAGTGYFPFITIDGKTLPRQLVDTFDRSEQAPVPILAGFNSGEIRSLRFLLPKPPAGEAAYEAAIRTGYGDLADAFLARYPAKTIEESMLAATRDAMYGWTAERLVSNQAALGQPAYFYLFDHGYPATQEWDLHAFHAAELPYIFDTAGKTPPLWPKIPSNLAERRLTDAMGDYWASFAATGKPRAKGWPDWRPYSEDRSFLHFADVPRAGKNLFPGVAALHEAVVCRRRAAGDIAWNWNVGVAAPPLPPKAKGCQ, from the coding sequence ATGATCCGCCTGCAATTCGCGCTCATGCTGGCGGCCCTCGTGGCCGGTCCGGCCGCTGCCGGTTCCGTGATCGACGCCCCCGGCGGTACGGTGCGCGGGACCGAGGATCGCAGCGTGCGCGTGTTCCGCGGCATTCCCTTTGCGCAGCCGCCCGTGGGCGAACGCCGGTGGCGGCCACCGGCGGAGCTGCCGCGCTGGGAAGGTGTGCGCGAGGCGACGAGGTCGGGGCCCGCCTGCGTCCAGCCGAAACCTCGCGCCGCCAGCATCTATGCGTGGAAATTGCCCGCGATGAGCGAGGATTGCCTGTCGCTCAACATATGGGCGCCGCAGGCGGCGGACAGGGCCCCGGTGTTCGTATGGATCCACGGGGGCGCGCTGACGACGGGATCGGCAAGCGAGCCGATCTACGACGGGACGGCGCTCGCGAAGCGCGGGCTCGTCGTGGTGTCGATCAACTACCGGCTCGGCGTGCTCGGCTATCTCACCCACCCCGCGCTCAGCGCTGAAGCACCAGACGGCGTGTCGGGCAACTACGGGCTGCTCGACCAGGTGGCGGCGCTCGCATGGGTCAGGCGCAACATTTCGGTCTTCGGAGGCGATCCCGCCAATGTCACGATCGCGGGAGAGTCCGCGGGCGCGCTCAGCGTCATGGCGCTGATGGCCGCTCCCCCTGCGCGCGGACTGTTCCAGAAGGCTATTGCACAGAGCGCCTATATGGTGTCCGCCCCTGCCCTGCGCGAACGGCAGAACGGCATGGTGCCCGCCGAGGAACAGGGCAGCGACCTCGCAGCGAAACTGGGCGCCGCCGACCTTGCCGCACTGCGCGCGATGGACGCGGAGGCCATCGTCGAGAAGACGGCGGGCACGGGGTATTTCCCCTTCATCACGATTGACGGCAAGACCTTGCCGCGCCAACTGGTCGATACCTTCGATCGCAGCGAACAGGCGCCGGTGCCGATCCTCGCGGGTTTCAACAGCGGCGAGATCCGCTCCCTGCGTTTCCTGCTGCCGAAGCCGCCTGCGGGCGAGGCCGCCTACGAGGCGGCGATCCGCACGGGCTACGGCGACCTCGCCGACGCGTTCCTCGCCCGTTATCCGGCGAAGACCATCGAAGAGAGTATGCTCGCCGCGACACGCGACGCCATGTACGGCTGGACGGCCGAGCGCCTGGTCTCCAACCAGGCGGCGTTGGGGCAGCCGGCGTATTTCTATCTCTTCGATCACGGGTATCCTGCGACGCAGGAATGGGACCTCCATGCCTTCCATGCCGCCGAGCTGCCGTATATTTTCGACACCGCCGGAAAAACGCCGCCGCTGTGGCCGAAGATCCCGTCGAACCTCGCCGAGCGCAGGCTGACCGACGCGATGGGCGATTACTGGGCAAGCTTCGCCGCGACCGGCAAGCCGCGTGCGAAGGGCTGGCCCGATTGGCGGCCCTATTCCGAAGATCGGAGCTTCCTGCATTTCGCCGATGTGCCGCGCGCGGGCAAGAACCTGTTTCCCGGCGTCGCGGCGCTGCACGAGGCCGTGGTGTGCCGCCGCCGCGCGGCGGGCGACATCGCCTGGAACTGGAATGTCGGCGTCGCAGCGCCGCCCTTGCCGCCGAAAGCCAAGGGATGCCAATGA